The following proteins are encoded in a genomic region of Paenibacillus sp. FSL R7-0273:
- a CDS encoding ROK family protein — MSRYYIGADLGGTGIKAALIDARGVIAARSKAATPVTEGAAGILRALKDVIRALLAEGADVGGIGVGSAGRIDAAEGIVRYATDNLPGWTGMRLAEALTAEFALPAAAENDANAAAVGEGWLGAAAGLGSFAMLTLGTGVGGAFLHRGAPVSGSQGAAGEFGHAVLYPGGLPCNCGQRGCAEQYLSGTALGRRAAEVFAGWDGRRLLDAFAAGHPLAAGAVEAYLDDLSYAVHNIQSYLDPAAVIIGGGVADSHSIWWETWLSRLAVLSPLSIKVLPARLGNEAGMLGAAKLIMDREQSYPV, encoded by the coding sequence GTGAGCCGGTATTACATCGGCGCCGACCTCGGGGGCACGGGCATCAAGGCTGCGCTGATTGATGCCCGGGGTGTCATTGCCGCCCGCAGCAAGGCGGCAACTCCGGTCACTGAAGGCGCGGCAGGCATTCTGCGCGCGCTGAAAGACGTCATCCGCGCCCTGCTGGCCGAAGGCGCGGATGTGGGGGGCATCGGCGTCGGCAGCGCCGGGCGGATCGACGCCGCGGAAGGGATTGTCCGCTATGCAACGGACAATCTGCCGGGCTGGACCGGCATGCGGCTGGCTGAGGCGCTGACAGCCGAATTTGCCCTGCCCGCCGCGGCGGAGAACGATGCCAACGCTGCGGCGGTTGGCGAGGGCTGGCTCGGCGCAGCCGCCGGGCTGGGCAGCTTCGCGATGCTGACGCTGGGCACCGGCGTCGGCGGAGCGTTCCTTCACCGCGGCGCGCCGGTGTCCGGCAGCCAAGGGGCCGCCGGGGAGTTCGGCCATGCCGTACTCTACCCCGGCGGGCTGCCCTGCAACTGCGGGCAGCGCGGCTGCGCCGAGCAGTATCTGTCCGGCACGGCGCTGGGCCGCCGGGCAGCGGAGGTCTTTGCCGGCTGGGACGGGCGCCGGCTGCTGGACGCTTTTGCGGCCGGGCATCCGCTGGCGGCGGGCGCGGTTGAGGCGTATCTGGATGATCTCAGCTATGCTGTGCATAACATCCAGTCGTATCTTGATCCTGCCGCCGTTATTATCGGCGGCGGGGTGGCTGACTCCCACTCTATCTGGTGGGAGACGTGGCTAAGCAGGCTGGCGGTGTTATCCCCGCTGTCCATTAAGGTGCTGCCGGCCCGGCTTGGCAATGAGGCCGGGATGCTTGGGGCGGCTAAGCTGATTATGGATAGGGAGCAGAGCTACCCGGTGTAG
- a CDS encoding copper homeostasis protein CutC: MLLEVIATTVKDAVTAERHGADRIELITGMLEGGLTPSLGLIEAVREAVSIPVRVMVRPHARSFCYDAEDVAVMLRDIRYIRAAGGLSLVTGVLRADRSVDEELLERLLEAADGMDVTFHRAFDEIPDQLEALDVLSRYKQITDVLTSGSKATAPEGAERIAVLQRLASIRHQPAILAGSGLTAEGLKDFLEQTAVGSVHFGSAVREAGSPLRPVDPGRLEAVRQILNFWKR; the protein is encoded by the coding sequence ATGCTGTTAGAGGTTATCGCCACAACTGTAAAGGATGCGGTCACCGCCGAGCGCCACGGTGCTGACCGGATTGAGCTGATTACGGGGATGCTTGAGGGCGGCCTGACGCCCAGCCTGGGCCTGATTGAAGCGGTGCGGGAAGCTGTTTCGATTCCTGTGAGGGTGATGGTACGGCCGCATGCGCGATCCTTTTGCTATGACGCGGAGGACGTTGCCGTGATGCTGCGTGACATCCGCTACATCCGCGCTGCGGGCGGTCTTTCACTGGTTACAGGGGTGCTCCGCGCGGACCGTTCTGTCGATGAGGAGCTGCTGGAGCGCCTGCTTGAAGCGGCAGACGGAATGGATGTGACCTTTCACCGCGCGTTTGATGAGATTCCGGATCAGCTGGAAGCACTGGACGTGTTATCCCGCTACAAGCAAATTACGGATGTGCTGACTTCCGGCAGCAAGGCTACTGCTCCGGAGGGTGCGGAGCGGATAGCTGTCCTTCAGCGTCTGGCGTCCATCCGGCATCAGCCCGCGATTCTGGCCGGCAGCGGGCTGACAGCAGAGGGGCTTAAGGATTTTTTGGAGCAAACGGCAGTAGGCAGCGTGCATTTCGGCTCTGCAGTAAGAGAGGCTGGCAGTCCGCTTAGACCGGTTGATCCCGGTCGGCTTGAGGCTGTCCGGCAGATTTTGAATTTCTGGAAGAGGTGA
- a CDS encoding alpha-L-fucosidase yields MSCLSKSTLHELRKAKKLEISAAIENGPFRAEWSSLGAYSVPRWYEDAKFGIFIHWGVYSVPAFGTEWYARNMYREGTEVYEHHVATYGSPDTFGYKDFIPQFTAEKFDAEEWAALFKRAGAAFVVPVAEHHDGFTMYDCPYSEWTAAKMGPKRDIVGELAAAVRRHYMTFGVSSHRAENWWYYNGGRDIPSDVQDPAFAELYGPAQPTYGDPAYPLPILPPNEEFLDDWLVRTCDLIDRYGPQLLYFDWWIEQPVFKPYLQKLAAYYYNKAAEWGQGTVINYKFDAFAEGTAVYDMERGQLADINPEVWQTCTSVGETAWCHIADHKYKTSGAILGDLVDIVSKNGVMLLNVGPRADGTIPEEEQALLREVGDWLAVNGEAIYGTRPWKVYGEGPTQIVSGTFNDTKRSPFTAQDVRFTARGDKLLYASVMGWPEDGTAVVGTLGSGCKLLSGEIGKVELLGWNEPLEWSREVKGLIVQLPDAVRKQGIVVLRIEYTSAEIAR; encoded by the coding sequence GTGAGCTGCTTGTCAAAGTCAACGCTACATGAACTGCGCAAAGCCAAAAAGCTTGAGATCAGCGCCGCTATAGAAAACGGCCCGTTCCGGGCGGAGTGGAGCTCTCTCGGTGCCTATTCGGTTCCGCGCTGGTATGAGGATGCGAAATTCGGCATTTTCATACACTGGGGGGTGTATTCTGTGCCGGCCTTCGGGACGGAGTGGTATGCACGCAATATGTACCGTGAGGGAACTGAAGTGTATGAGCATCATGTAGCTACCTACGGTTCACCGGATACTTTTGGCTATAAGGATTTCATTCCGCAGTTTACAGCGGAGAAATTCGATGCCGAGGAATGGGCAGCCTTGTTCAAGCGGGCGGGTGCGGCGTTTGTTGTTCCCGTGGCTGAGCATCATGACGGCTTCACCATGTATGACTGCCCGTATTCCGAGTGGACCGCTGCCAAAATGGGACCGAAACGCGATATCGTCGGAGAACTTGCAGCGGCGGTACGCCGGCATTATATGACCTTCGGCGTGTCCAGCCACCGGGCGGAGAACTGGTGGTACTATAACGGCGGCCGGGATATTCCGTCCGATGTGCAGGACCCGGCATTCGCAGAGCTTTATGGCCCGGCGCAGCCTACCTACGGCGATCCGGCTTATCCGCTGCCGATTCTGCCTCCTAACGAGGAGTTTTTGGACGACTGGCTGGTGCGTACCTGTGATCTGATCGACCGTTACGGCCCGCAGCTGCTTTACTTCGACTGGTGGATTGAACAGCCTGTCTTTAAGCCGTATCTGCAAAAGCTGGCTGCCTACTATTACAACAAAGCTGCCGAGTGGGGCCAGGGAACAGTCATCAATTATAAATTTGATGCTTTTGCCGAGGGGACAGCCGTCTATGATATGGAACGCGGCCAGCTGGCTGATATTAATCCGGAGGTCTGGCAGACTTGTACCTCAGTTGGGGAAACGGCCTGGTGCCATATTGCCGACCATAAGTATAAGACTTCAGGGGCGATCCTCGGCGATCTGGTCGATATTGTCAGTAAAAACGGCGTCATGCTGCTGAACGTCGGCCCGCGTGCGGACGGTACGATTCCTGAAGAGGAGCAGGCGCTGCTGCGCGAGGTGGGCGACTGGCTGGCCGTTAACGGTGAGGCCATTTACGGCACCCGGCCGTGGAAGGTTTACGGCGAGGGGCCGACGCAAATCGTCAGCGGCACCTTCAACGATACGAAGCGCAGCCCGTTCACTGCGCAGGATGTGCGCTTCACGGCCAGAGGCGACAAGCTGCTGTATGCCTCCGTCATGGGCTGGCCTGAGGACGGAACAGCTGTCGTCGGGACGCTGGGCAGCGGCTGCAAGCTGCTGTCAGGTGAGATCGGCAAGGTCGAGCTGCTCGGCTGGAACGAGCCGCTCGAATGGAGCCGCGAAGTGAAAGGGCTGATAGTGCAGCTGCCTGACGCTGTACGTAAGCAGGGGATTGTTGTGCTGAGGATAGAGTATACCTCCGCAGAGATAGCTAGATAG